GCCGCCTTGAACGCCGGCTCCAGACCGTCGGAGTTCAGCGGGGCGACGATGAGGAACTGGGCGCCCTGCGAAAGCATGTCCTGGATGTCGCTGATCTGCTTGGAGAGCTGCGACTGCGCGTTGGTGGTGAGCAGCTTCTTCACGCCGACCTTCTTGGCCTCGTCCTTGATGGACTGGGTCTCGGCGATACGGAACGGGTTGGCTTCCTTCTCCGACTGCGAGAAGCCGACCACCGCGTCCTTCAGGTCCAGCTTCGGCGCACCGTACGTCTGCAGCGAGCAGCCCGAACCGGAGCTGCTCTCGGGGGTCTTGGCCGCCTGGGCGCCCTGGCTGCTGTCACCGCCCGCGTTGTTCGAGGTCTCCGACTTGGAGCAGCCGGAGGCGGCCAGCGTGGCGGTGGCGGCGAGGAGGCAGGCCACGGCGAGGGTTCGGGATCGGCGCTGGATCATCATGCGCGGGACGCTCCTTGGCGGGGTGACGGCACGCTCGCTGGCGTGTGGTCGGGGCATGGCTGGACGATGCATCAACCGCGGGGCGGCCGATGTCACTTCATTCCTCGCGACCCCGCTCCGGGCTGCCTGAACAGCTGCTGAACCTGCGGTCGTGAGAGCCTGCGCGGCCTGTCGGCGGCTCGGTTTACAACGTTATATAGGCGGCGCGGCACGGGCGGCAAGAGAGTTGCCGATGCGTTTCCAAAAAGTGTCGGACCCCGGAGCGAGGACGGCCGCGCGGTGCACCACCAGGTGGCGCGGAACCCCTGGACAGCGCTTCGGAGGCATGCTGTCATACGGCCGGACGCCAATTTTCCAACGTTGCAAGCAAGTTGACGCACTGCTGCCGCCGGGCCCGGCGGTGGCCTTGCCATGCGTGGAAGCCGCGGCCGATTCCGTACCGGCTCACCTCGGCTCCCACACGCGGCCCTTCTCCCTACTCGCGGCCCTTTCTCCCCGCTTGGGCCGATACCCGCACAGCCGGCAGGCAGGAGCTCTCACCGATGTCCCTCAACCGCAGACATCTCATGGCCGGTGCGCTGGCCACCGCGGCCACCGCGGCCGCGTCGGGCCGCTGGGCCACCACCGCGACCGCCGCCGAACACCGGGCGGCGCCCGCCCACGGCGGGCACTACTCCCCCAACGCCGCGCCCCTGCACCCGACGGCGTTCCTGAAACTGCCCCCGGGCACGGTCACCGCGCACGGCTGGCTGGCCGGACAGCTCGGGCTCCAGCTCGACGGACTGTGCGGCCGCTACGAGGAGTTCTCGCACTTCCTGGACTTCTCCGCCACCGGCTGGGTCCGCCCCGAGCTGGGCGGCTGGGAAGAGGTTCCGTACTGGCTGCGCGGCTACACCGATCTCGCGATCGTCACCGGGGACGCCAAGGCGCTCGCATCCGTGCGCCGCTGGTTCGACGCGATCCTCGGCACACAGCAGAGCGACGGCTTCTTCGGCCCGAAATCGCTGCGTACGTCGCTGAACGGCGGCCCGGACTTCTGGCCCTTCCTCCCCCTCCTCCAAGCCCTGCGCTCCTGGCAGGAGTACAGCGGCGACAGGCGCGTCATCCCGTTCCTCAGCAGGTTCTTCCGCTATATGAACGCCCAGGGGCCCGGCGCTTTCAACACCAGCTGGATCGCCCTTCGTTGGGGCGACGGCCTGGACAGTGTCTTCTGGCTCTTCAACCGCACCGGTGACGCCTTCCTCCTCGATCTCGCCGACAAGATCCATACGTACGGGGCCGACTGGGGCGACAATCTGGTCAACCTGCACAACGTGAACATCGCGCAGGGCTTCCGTGAGCCGGCCCAGTACGCCCTGCGCAGCGGCTCGGCCACCGACACCCGGGCCACGTACGGGACGTACGGCAAGGCGATGGACCAGTACGGACAGTTCCCCGGCGGAGGTTTCGCCGGGGACGAGAACGCGCGTCCCGGGCACGGCGACCCCCGGCAGGGCTTCGAGACCTGCGGCATCGTCGAGTTCATGGCCAGCCACCAGCTGCTCACCCGGATCACCGGCGATCCGCTGTGGGCCGACCGCTGCGAGGAACTGGCCTTCAACTCGCTGCCCGCCGCGCTGGATCCCTCGGGCCGGGCGGTCCACTACATCACCAGCGCCAACAGTGTCGATCTGGACAATGTGCCCAAGAGCGGGCGGCAGTTCCAGAACGGCTTTGCCATGCAGGCGTATCTGCCGGGCGTCGATCAGTACCGCTGCTGTCCGCACAACTACGGGATGGGCTGGCCGTACTTCGTCGAGGAGCTGTGGCTGGCCACCCCGGACGGGGGTCTGGCCGCCGCGATGTACGCGAGCTGCGAGGTCACCGCGAAGGTGGCCGACGGCACCGAGGTCACCTTCACCGAGGAGACCGGATATCCGTTCAAGGACACGGTCACCCTGACCCTCAGGTCACCGAAGCATCTGCGCTTCCCGCTGGTGCTGCGCATTCCCGCCTGGTGCGCGGAACCGGAGATCAGGGTCAACGGGCGCCGCGTGCAGGCACCGGCGGGCCCGGCCTTCACCCGGGTCGAGCGCACATGGGCGAACGGCGACAGGGTCACCCTGCGCTTCCCCCAGCGCACGACCGTACGCACCTGGGCGTCGAACCACGGCGCGGTGAGCGTCGACCACGGGCCGCTCACGTACTCGCTCCGGATCGGTGAGGAGTACCGGCGCATCGGCGGCACGGACCGGTTCCCGGAGTACGAGGTGCATGCCACGAGTGCCTGGAACTACGGGCTCGTCCTCGACGGCGGGGAGCCCGCCTCCTCGCTGCGCCTCCACTCCGCCCGCCGCGCTCCCGGGGACAACCCGTTCACCCTCGACGGCACCCCGCTGACCATGACCGCGCGTGCCCGCCGGATTCCCGAGTGGAGCGCGGACGGCGAGCAGGTCGTCGCCCCGCTCCAGGACAGCCCGGCGCGCAGCACCGAGCCGGTGGAGGAGATCACGCTCGTCCCCATGGGCGCGGCCCGGCTGCGGATCACGGCATTCCCGACGGCCGGTCCGGACGCCGGGCAGTGGCTGTCCGACGGCTGGTACCGGATCCGTAACCTGCACTCGGGCAAGGTGCTCGGCGTCGACAACATGTCCACGGCCAACAGCGCCCACGTCGTCCAGTTCAGCGACAACGGCACCGACGACCACCTCTGGCAGCTCGTCCCCAACGGCGACGGCTGGTACCGCATCCACAACCGCCACTCCGGCAAAGTCCTCGGCGTCGACAACATGTCCACCGCCGACAGCGCCCACGTCGTCCAGTTCGACGACAACGGCACCGACGACCACCTCTGGCAGCTCGTCCCCAACGGCGACGGCTGGTACCGCATCCACAACCGCCACTCCGGCAAAGTCCTCGGCGTCGACAACATGTCCACCGCCGACAGCGCCCACGTCGTCCAGTTCAGCGACAACGGCACCGACGACCACGTGTGGCAGTTGCTGGCTCCGTGAGGTGACGGACCGGCCCCGACGACGGCCGGCCCGGCAGCGACAGTACTTCGACGCTGCCGGGCCGGCCTCTGTCGTGACTACGGCTGTTCGCCGTCGTGCAGGGTGCTCACCTCATCCGCGGTGAGCGCCCTGTCGTACACCCGCACCTGGTCGACGCAGCCGTTCCAGAAGTCGCCCTTCTGGCCTGCGTACATGGCGCGGCCCACGGACAGCGGCCCGGTGCTCACATCGGCGGGTCCGGCAGTGGTCTGCGCCACGGGCTTCCCGTCGATGTACAGCTTGAGGTCGTCGCCCTCACGCACGCCGACGAGGTGGTACCACTTCCCCAGCTCGGGCTTCATCTCCACCCGGGCCCGGTGTCCGCCCGGTGTGCTGAACGCGAACGCGCCCTGCCCGTACTGGAGATAGAAGGGATTCTCCGTGCGGCGGCCGTCCTGGCTGACCACGGTGGCGTAGTTGCCCGGGAGCGCGTCCAGGGTGGCCCAGGCGGAGACCGTGTAGTCCTGGGTGGTGTCGACGGCGGGTCCGGCCGTCTGCGCGTACTGTCCCTGACCGTTGAACTTCAGCGCGGAGCCGTGCACGCCCGGCGTCCAGGTGGTGCCCTCGGTCAGGGTGAGCGCGCTGTGGTTGGGACCCTGGTCGGCGGCCGTGGTGCCCGTGCCCTCGTCGAGCCGCCAGTCGGCGCCGCCCTTCACCTGCTCACGGTCACCGGCGGCCGCACCGGCCGCGATGACCTGCTCGTTGATCTGCCGCACCTTCTTCGGGTCGACCTTGATCTCGCGGCGGTCG
This sequence is a window from Streptomyces sp. NBC_01217. Protein-coding genes within it:
- a CDS encoding RICIN domain-containing protein; this encodes MSLNRRHLMAGALATAATAAASGRWATTATAAEHRAAPAHGGHYSPNAAPLHPTAFLKLPPGTVTAHGWLAGQLGLQLDGLCGRYEEFSHFLDFSATGWVRPELGGWEEVPYWLRGYTDLAIVTGDAKALASVRRWFDAILGTQQSDGFFGPKSLRTSLNGGPDFWPFLPLLQALRSWQEYSGDRRVIPFLSRFFRYMNAQGPGAFNTSWIALRWGDGLDSVFWLFNRTGDAFLLDLADKIHTYGADWGDNLVNLHNVNIAQGFREPAQYALRSGSATDTRATYGTYGKAMDQYGQFPGGGFAGDENARPGHGDPRQGFETCGIVEFMASHQLLTRITGDPLWADRCEELAFNSLPAALDPSGRAVHYITSANSVDLDNVPKSGRQFQNGFAMQAYLPGVDQYRCCPHNYGMGWPYFVEELWLATPDGGLAAAMYASCEVTAKVADGTEVTFTEETGYPFKDTVTLTLRSPKHLRFPLVLRIPAWCAEPEIRVNGRRVQAPAGPAFTRVERTWANGDRVTLRFPQRTTVRTWASNHGAVSVDHGPLTYSLRIGEEYRRIGGTDRFPEYEVHATSAWNYGLVLDGGEPASSLRLHSARRAPGDNPFTLDGTPLTMTARARRIPEWSADGEQVVAPLQDSPARSTEPVEEITLVPMGAARLRITAFPTAGPDAGQWLSDGWYRIRNLHSGKVLGVDNMSTANSAHVVQFSDNGTDDHLWQLVPNGDGWYRIHNRHSGKVLGVDNMSTADSAHVVQFDDNGTDDHLWQLVPNGDGWYRIHNRHSGKVLGVDNMSTADSAHVVQFSDNGTDDHVWQLLAP